A region of Centropristis striata isolate RG_2023a ecotype Rhode Island chromosome 17, C.striata_1.0, whole genome shotgun sequence DNA encodes the following proteins:
- the LOC131989577 gene encoding ephrin type-B receptor 4b-like isoform X2, producing MEGRRAAARAPGLARDRAPCRRASCRRGPLLLLPLLLLSFAAADEEVLVNTRLETSDLRWTNHPADDPQWEEASGIDDEGNSVRTYEICTPNSPASYWLRTRWIPRREATTLYVEIRFTMMECSSLNQRPCKETFNLYYYQSDSDEATPTHPAWMENPYTKVTTVAADHLLRRGGEQRSNVKLLRLDALRGAGLYLAFQSQGACMALLAVRVFYRKCPPLRRAFASFPETVPHSLVEQAQGVCVENAVTPLGEQSGPPSMLCAEDGLWVGQPTSNCACRPGYEAGESDVHCRACPSGQFKAGSGPGVCGPCPIRSNTLIPGSAYCPCSHGYYRADSDPPHAACTRPPSAPRSIICQVNESSASLEWSEPLDRGGRGDLNYRVLCSACGTTTAKGLVGSCSPCDDGVLYRPAQRGLTHRRVTVWGLRPHTRYTFTVQSLNGVSAVSQSEPASSRVNVTTSTDVAPPISGLRRAAASESSLSLEWNIPVLQNQNQILDYQLRYSPKDGEEAGQWQYVLSQSSSVVLRGLRRAAQYLVQVRARCQAGYGSFSAASSFSTLPDGGAHSQLAVTAVLVSMAILLLIAATTLAFFCYRRRRASAVNDKSGHYQMGQTMKVYIDPFTYEDPNEAVREFAKEIEASFVKIEEVIGAGEFGEVCRGRLRVPGRKENYVAIKTLKGGYTDKQRRDFLSEASIMGQFQHPNIIHLEGVITTSCPVMILTEFMENGALDSFLRLNDGQFTTIQLVGMLRGIAAGMKYLSDMSFVHRDLAARNILVNSNLVCKVSDFGLSRFLTENSSDPTYTSSLGGKIPIRWTAPEAIAYRKFTSASDAWSYGIVMWEVMSYGERPYWDMSNQDVINAIEQDYRLPPPPDCPSSLHALMLDCWQKERANRPRFCDVVAALDRLIRNPASLKVTLAEGRSVSQPLLDQRVPPPLSSCGSVSEWLRWIKMERYEQNFLQEGFSSLEIVSQLNTEDLLRVGVTLAGHQKKILSSIQTLRTHKTPPTLLY from the exons AGGTGCTGGTGAACACGAGGCTGGAGACGTCTGACCTCCGGTGGACGAACCATCCGGCGGACGATCCTCAG TGGGAGGAGGCGAGCGGCATTGATGACGAGGGGAACAGCGTGCGCACCTATGAGATTTGCACGCCCAACAGCCCGGCCTCCTACTGGCTGAGGACACGCTGGATCCCCCGCCGGGAAGCGACCACGCTCTACGTCGAGATCCG GTTCACCATGATGGAGTGTTCCAGTCTGAACCAGCGTCCCTGTAAAGAAACCTTCAACCTGTACTACTACCAGAGCGACAGCGATGAGGCCACGCCCACTCACCCAGCGTGGATGGAGAACCCGTACACCAAGGTGACCACGGTGGCGGCCGACCATCTGTTGCGGCGCGGTGGCGAGCAGCGTTCCAACGTCAAGCTGCTGCGCCTGGATGCGCTGCGGGGAGCGGGCCTCTACCTCGCCTTCCAGAGCCAGGGCGCCTGCATGGCGCTGCTCGCCGTGCGCGTCTTCTACAGAAAGTGCCCGCCCCTCCGCCGCGCCTTTGCCTCTTTCCCGGAAACCGTCCCACACTCATTGGTGGAGCAG GCTCAGGGCGTGTGCGTGGAGAACGCCGTGACTCCGCTCGGCGAGCAGTCTGGACCTCCCAGCATGCTTTGCGCCGAGGACGGGCTGTGGGTGGGGCAGCCGACCTCCAACTGCGCCTGTCGCCCTGGATACGAGGCGGGCGAGAGCGACGTGCACTGTCGAG CGTGTCCATCAGGTCAGTTCAAGGCGGGTTCTGGACCCGGAGTGTGCGGTCCCTGTCCCATCAGGAGCAACACCCTGATCCCAGGCTCCGCCTACTGCCCCTGTTCCCACGGTTACTACCGCGCTGACTCCGACCCACCCCACGCCGCCTGCACAC GCCCCCCCTCTGCCCCCCGCTCCATCATCTGTCAGGTCAACGAGTCCTCTGCTAGTCTGGAGTGGAGCGAGCCGCTGGATCGAGGAGGCAGGGGAGACCTGAACTACCGAGTCCTCTGCTCCGCCTGCGGGACCACCACCGCCAAG GGATTGGTCGGTTCCTGTTCCCCGTGTGATGATGGCGTGCTGTACCGGCCGGCCCAGCGTGGTCTGACTCATCGCCGTGTGACTGTGTGGGGGCTCCGCCCACACACCAGGTACACCTTCACCGTCCAATCACTGAACGGCGTGTCCGCTGTGAGCCAATCAGAGCCGGCCTCCAGCAGAGTGAACGTCACCACCAGCACAGACG ttgctCCTCCTATCTCCGGTCTGAGGAGGGCGGCGGCCTCAGAGTCCAGTCTGTCTTTAGAGTGGAACATTCCAGTCCtgcagaaccagaaccagatccTGGACTACCAGCTCCGCTACAGCCccaag GACGGCGAGGAGGCGGGGCAGTGGCAGTACGTGTTGAGCCAGTCTTCTTCGGTGGTGCTGCGGGGGCTGCGGCGGGCGGCTCAGTACCTGGTGCAGGTGCGCGCTCGCTGCCAGGCCGGGTACGGCTCATTCAGCGCGGCGAGCAGCTTCAGCACGCTGCCGGACG gtggggCTCACTCTCAGCTGGCTGTGACCGCCGTCCTCGTCTCCATGGCGATCCTGCTGCTCATCGCCGCCACAACCCTTGCCTTCTTCTGTTACcg GAGGAGGCGGGCCTCAGCAGTGAATGATAAGAGTGGACATTACCAGATGGGACAGA CGATGAAGGTGTACATCGACCCGTTCACCTACGAGGACCCAAATGAGGCAGTGAGAGAGTTTGCCAAAGAGATCGAGGCGTCCTTCGTCAAGATCGAGGAGGTGATCGGAGCAG GTGAGTTTGGCGAGGTGTGCCGCGGCCGGCTGAGGGTCCCAGGGCGGAAGGAGAACTACGTGGCGATCAAGACACTGAAGGGCGgttacacagacaaacagaggcGGGACTTCCTGTCCGAGGCATCAATCATGGGCCAGTTCCAGCACCCAAACATCATCCACCTGGAGGGAGTGATCACCACGTCCTGCCCTGTCATGATCCTCACCGAGTTCATGGAGAACGGAGCGCTGGACAGCTTCCTGAGG ctgaaTGACGGGCAGTTCACCACCATCCAGCTGGTGGGGATGCTGCGTGGTATCGCGGCAGGGATGAAGTATCTGTCAGACATGAGCTTCGTCCACAGAGACCTGGCAGCCCGCAACATCCTGGTCAATTCCAACCTGGTCTGTAAG GTGTCAGATTTCGGTCTCAGCAGGTTCCTGACGGAGAACTCATCTGACCCGACGTACACCAGCTCTCTG ggcGGGAAGATTCCTATCCGCTGGACGGCTCCTGAAGCCATCGCCTACAG GAAGTTCACATCCGCCAGCGACGCCTGGAGCTACGGCATAGTCATGTGGGAAGTGATGTCATACGGGGAACGACCATATTGGGACATGAGCAACCAGGAC GTGATAAACGCCATCGAGCAGGACTACCGTCTGCCGCCTCCTCCGGACTGTCCGTCCTCTCTGCATGCACTCATGTTGGACTGCTGGCAGAAGGAACGAGCCAATCGGCCGAGGTTCTGCGACGTGGTGGCTGCTCTCGATAGGCTGATCAGAAACCCCGCCTCCCTGAAGGTCACGCTCGCAGAGGGACGCAG TGTGTCCCAGCCCCTGCTGGACCAGCGTGTCCCCCCGCCCCTGTCCTCCTGCGGCTCTGTCTCTGAGTGGCTGCGGTGGATAAAGATGGAGCGCTACGAGCAGAACTTTCTGCAGGAAGGATTCAGCAGCTTGGAGATCGTTTCACAGCTCAACACAGA AGACCTGCTCAGAGTGGGCGTGACCCTCGCAGGACACCAGAAGAAAATCCTCTCCTCCATTCAGACGCTCAGGACACACAAAACCCCTCCCACTCTGCTCTACTGA
- the LOC131989577 gene encoding ephrin type-B receptor 4b-like isoform X1 gives MEGRRAAARAPGLARDRAPCRRASCRRGPLLLLPLLLLSFAAADEEVLVNTRLETSDLRWTNHPADDPQWEEASGIDDEGNSVRTYEICTPNSPASYWLRTRWIPRREATTLYVEIRFTMMECSSLNQRPCKETFNLYYYQSDSDEATPTHPAWMENPYTKVTTVAADHLLRRGGEQRSNVKLLRLDALRGAGLYLAFQSQGACMALLAVRVFYRKCPPLRRAFASFPETVPHSLVEQAQGVCVENAVTPLGEQSGPPSMLCAEDGLWVGQPTSNCACRPGYEAGESDVHCRACPSGQFKAGSGPGVCGPCPIRSNTLIPGSAYCPCSHGYYRADSDPPHAACTRPPSAPRSIICQVNESSASLEWSEPLDRGGRGDLNYRVLCSACGTTTAKGLVGSCSPCDDGVLYRPAQRGLTHRRVTVWGLRPHTRYTFTVQSLNGVSAVSQSEPASSRVNVTTSTDVAPPISGLRRAAASESSLSLEWNIPVLQNQNQILDYQLRYSPKDGEEAGQWQYVLSQSSSVVLRGLRRAAQYLVQVRARCQAGYGSFSAASSFSTLPDGGAHSQLAVTAVLVSMAILLLIAATTLAFFCYRRRRRASAVNDKSGHYQMGQTMKVYIDPFTYEDPNEAVREFAKEIEASFVKIEEVIGAGEFGEVCRGRLRVPGRKENYVAIKTLKGGYTDKQRRDFLSEASIMGQFQHPNIIHLEGVITTSCPVMILTEFMENGALDSFLRLNDGQFTTIQLVGMLRGIAAGMKYLSDMSFVHRDLAARNILVNSNLVCKVSDFGLSRFLTENSSDPTYTSSLGGKIPIRWTAPEAIAYRKFTSASDAWSYGIVMWEVMSYGERPYWDMSNQDVINAIEQDYRLPPPPDCPSSLHALMLDCWQKERANRPRFCDVVAALDRLIRNPASLKVTLAEGRSVSQPLLDQRVPPPLSSCGSVSEWLRWIKMERYEQNFLQEGFSSLEIVSQLNTEDLLRVGVTLAGHQKKILSSIQTLRTHKTPPTLLY, from the exons AGGTGCTGGTGAACACGAGGCTGGAGACGTCTGACCTCCGGTGGACGAACCATCCGGCGGACGATCCTCAG TGGGAGGAGGCGAGCGGCATTGATGACGAGGGGAACAGCGTGCGCACCTATGAGATTTGCACGCCCAACAGCCCGGCCTCCTACTGGCTGAGGACACGCTGGATCCCCCGCCGGGAAGCGACCACGCTCTACGTCGAGATCCG GTTCACCATGATGGAGTGTTCCAGTCTGAACCAGCGTCCCTGTAAAGAAACCTTCAACCTGTACTACTACCAGAGCGACAGCGATGAGGCCACGCCCACTCACCCAGCGTGGATGGAGAACCCGTACACCAAGGTGACCACGGTGGCGGCCGACCATCTGTTGCGGCGCGGTGGCGAGCAGCGTTCCAACGTCAAGCTGCTGCGCCTGGATGCGCTGCGGGGAGCGGGCCTCTACCTCGCCTTCCAGAGCCAGGGCGCCTGCATGGCGCTGCTCGCCGTGCGCGTCTTCTACAGAAAGTGCCCGCCCCTCCGCCGCGCCTTTGCCTCTTTCCCGGAAACCGTCCCACACTCATTGGTGGAGCAG GCTCAGGGCGTGTGCGTGGAGAACGCCGTGACTCCGCTCGGCGAGCAGTCTGGACCTCCCAGCATGCTTTGCGCCGAGGACGGGCTGTGGGTGGGGCAGCCGACCTCCAACTGCGCCTGTCGCCCTGGATACGAGGCGGGCGAGAGCGACGTGCACTGTCGAG CGTGTCCATCAGGTCAGTTCAAGGCGGGTTCTGGACCCGGAGTGTGCGGTCCCTGTCCCATCAGGAGCAACACCCTGATCCCAGGCTCCGCCTACTGCCCCTGTTCCCACGGTTACTACCGCGCTGACTCCGACCCACCCCACGCCGCCTGCACAC GCCCCCCCTCTGCCCCCCGCTCCATCATCTGTCAGGTCAACGAGTCCTCTGCTAGTCTGGAGTGGAGCGAGCCGCTGGATCGAGGAGGCAGGGGAGACCTGAACTACCGAGTCCTCTGCTCCGCCTGCGGGACCACCACCGCCAAG GGATTGGTCGGTTCCTGTTCCCCGTGTGATGATGGCGTGCTGTACCGGCCGGCCCAGCGTGGTCTGACTCATCGCCGTGTGACTGTGTGGGGGCTCCGCCCACACACCAGGTACACCTTCACCGTCCAATCACTGAACGGCGTGTCCGCTGTGAGCCAATCAGAGCCGGCCTCCAGCAGAGTGAACGTCACCACCAGCACAGACG ttgctCCTCCTATCTCCGGTCTGAGGAGGGCGGCGGCCTCAGAGTCCAGTCTGTCTTTAGAGTGGAACATTCCAGTCCtgcagaaccagaaccagatccTGGACTACCAGCTCCGCTACAGCCccaag GACGGCGAGGAGGCGGGGCAGTGGCAGTACGTGTTGAGCCAGTCTTCTTCGGTGGTGCTGCGGGGGCTGCGGCGGGCGGCTCAGTACCTGGTGCAGGTGCGCGCTCGCTGCCAGGCCGGGTACGGCTCATTCAGCGCGGCGAGCAGCTTCAGCACGCTGCCGGACG gtggggCTCACTCTCAGCTGGCTGTGACCGCCGTCCTCGTCTCCATGGCGATCCTGCTGCTCATCGCCGCCACAACCCTTGCCTTCTTCTGTTACcg CAGGAGGAGGCGGGCCTCAGCAGTGAATGATAAGAGTGGACATTACCAGATGGGACAGA CGATGAAGGTGTACATCGACCCGTTCACCTACGAGGACCCAAATGAGGCAGTGAGAGAGTTTGCCAAAGAGATCGAGGCGTCCTTCGTCAAGATCGAGGAGGTGATCGGAGCAG GTGAGTTTGGCGAGGTGTGCCGCGGCCGGCTGAGGGTCCCAGGGCGGAAGGAGAACTACGTGGCGATCAAGACACTGAAGGGCGgttacacagacaaacagaggcGGGACTTCCTGTCCGAGGCATCAATCATGGGCCAGTTCCAGCACCCAAACATCATCCACCTGGAGGGAGTGATCACCACGTCCTGCCCTGTCATGATCCTCACCGAGTTCATGGAGAACGGAGCGCTGGACAGCTTCCTGAGG ctgaaTGACGGGCAGTTCACCACCATCCAGCTGGTGGGGATGCTGCGTGGTATCGCGGCAGGGATGAAGTATCTGTCAGACATGAGCTTCGTCCACAGAGACCTGGCAGCCCGCAACATCCTGGTCAATTCCAACCTGGTCTGTAAG GTGTCAGATTTCGGTCTCAGCAGGTTCCTGACGGAGAACTCATCTGACCCGACGTACACCAGCTCTCTG ggcGGGAAGATTCCTATCCGCTGGACGGCTCCTGAAGCCATCGCCTACAG GAAGTTCACATCCGCCAGCGACGCCTGGAGCTACGGCATAGTCATGTGGGAAGTGATGTCATACGGGGAACGACCATATTGGGACATGAGCAACCAGGAC GTGATAAACGCCATCGAGCAGGACTACCGTCTGCCGCCTCCTCCGGACTGTCCGTCCTCTCTGCATGCACTCATGTTGGACTGCTGGCAGAAGGAACGAGCCAATCGGCCGAGGTTCTGCGACGTGGTGGCTGCTCTCGATAGGCTGATCAGAAACCCCGCCTCCCTGAAGGTCACGCTCGCAGAGGGACGCAG TGTGTCCCAGCCCCTGCTGGACCAGCGTGTCCCCCCGCCCCTGTCCTCCTGCGGCTCTGTCTCTGAGTGGCTGCGGTGGATAAAGATGGAGCGCTACGAGCAGAACTTTCTGCAGGAAGGATTCAGCAGCTTGGAGATCGTTTCACAGCTCAACACAGA AGACCTGCTCAGAGTGGGCGTGACCCTCGCAGGACACCAGAAGAAAATCCTCTCCTCCATTCAGACGCTCAGGACACACAAAACCCCTCCCACTCTGCTCTACTGA